A single genomic interval of Prionailurus viverrinus isolate Anna chromosome A2, UM_Priviv_1.0, whole genome shotgun sequence harbors:
- the LOC125158689 gene encoding olfactory receptor 7A5-like: MEPGNITRISKFLLLGFSERPELQPLIFGLFLSMYLITVFGNLLIILAVSSDSHLDTPMYFFLANLSFVDICFTSTTVPKMLWNIQTQSKVITYEDCITEMNFFIAFAGMDDFLLSVMAYDRFVAICHPLQYMVIMSPRLCGLLVLVSWITSVLYSLVHTLMVLRLSFCTEVEIAHFFCELNQMIQLASSDTFLNNVVMYLAAMLLAGGPLAGILYSYSKIVSSIRGISSAQGKYKAFSTCASHLSVVSLFYCTGLGVYLSSAATQSSHSSATASVMYTVVTPMLNPFIYSLRNRDIKRALKRILGIQ; this comes from the coding sequence ATGGAACCAGGAAATATTACACGAATATCAAAATTTCTTCTCCTGGGATTTTCAGAGAGACCAGAACTGCAGCCCCTCATATTTGGACTTTTCCTCTCCATGTACCTGATCACTGTGTTTGGCAACCTGCTCATCATCCTGGCGGTCAGCTCTGACTCTCACCTcgacacccccatgtacttcttcctggccaacctgTCCTTTGTAGACATCTGCTTCACCTCCACCACCGTCCCGAAGATGCTCTGGAACATCCAGACTCAGAGCAAAGTCATAACCTATGAAGACTGTATCACAGAAATGAACTTTTTCATAGCCTTTGCGGGGATGGACGACTTTCTCCTGAGTGTGATGGCCTATGACAGgtttgtggccatctgtcaccccCTGCAATACATGGTCATCATGAGCCCCCGGCTCTGTGGGCTGCTGGTTCTGGTGTCCTGGATCACGAGTGTCCTGTATTCCTTGGTACACACCTTAATGGTGTTGCGGCTGTCCTTCTGTACAGAGGTAGAGATCGcccactttttctgtgaactcaATCAGATGATCCAACTTGCCTCTTCTGACACCTTTCTTAATAACGTGGTGATGTACCTTGCAGCTATGCTGCTGGCTGGAGGTCCCCTTGCTGGGATCCTTTACTCTTATTCTAAGATAGTTTCTTCCATACGTGGGATCTCATCAGCTCAGGGCAAGTATAAAGCATTTTCCACCTGTGCATCTCACCTATCGGTTGTCTCCTTATTTTATTGTACTGGCCTAGGAGTGTACCTCAGCTCTGCTGCTACCCAGAGCTCCCACTCAAGTGCCACAGCCTCGGTGATGTACACGGTGGTCAcgcccatgctgaaccccttcatctacagcctgaggaacagagACATAAAGAGGGCTCTGAAAAGAATACTTGGAATCCAGTGA